One Pseudomonas sp. B21_DOA genomic window, GGTGCCGCCATCGGCCTGTTGCAGCTTGCCGCGCATGCCGTCCTTGCGCGCGCCGGTGAAGCTGCCGCCGCGATAGCCGAACAGTTCGCTCTCGATCAGGCTTTCCGGAATGGCCGCGCAATTGAGTGCGACGAAGGCGTTACCGGAGCGCTGGCTGGCTTGGTGCACAGCCTTGGCGAACGCTTCCTTGCCCGAGCCGGTTTCGCCGTTGATCAACAACGGCACGTCGCGCTCGAACACGCGGAGGGCTTTGCGAAACTCCGCCTGCAACGCTTCATCGCCGAGGCAGATGCCGGACAGGCGTGGCGCTGGAGCAGCGATTGGCGCTGGAACAATGGCTGTCGGCTTGCGCGATTCGCCGCGCAACACGGCAAACAGATGTCGACCATCGCGGGTGCGCAGTGGCCAACTGGCACTGGCGTTGGCGCTCGCCCGCCCGAGCAGGTCATCCAGCGAACAATCGAAAAACGCTTCCACCGGTTTACCGAGCAAACCGCCGCGAATATGCCCGAGCAGGTTCAGGGCGCTCTGGTTGACTGCGCTGATTCGCCCTTCGCCGTCAAACGCCAGCAGCCCTTCACTGAACAGGCCGACGGACTCGGCCTGCAGATGAAAACGCAGCAACCATTGATTATCAAAACAGCGCAGGAAGTAGCAGCTCTCGATCATCTTCGCCGACAGATTGACCAGCGCCATGGTGTGGAACTGGCTTTGCCGCGACACGTCCGGCCGCGCCGAGGACACGTCGAGTACCGCCAGCAATTCACCATGTGGATCGAACACCGGGCTCGCCGAGCAGGTCAGCCCGGTGTGGCGGCCGCGAAAGTGTTCGTCCTGGTGAATGGTCAGCGCCTGCCGCTCGACCAGGCAGGTACCGATGCCGTTGGTGCCTTCGCAGGCCTCGCTCCAGTCGGCGCCGAGCCAGAGACCGGCACGCTCGAAAATCTTCCGTTCCGCCGGCGCGGTGACGCAATTGAGGATCACACCGCGCGCGTCGGTCAGCAGCACCGCGTGACCGGCACCGGAGAGTTGTTGATGCAGGCTGCTCATCTCGGTGCCGGCGATCTGCAGCACTTGTTGCAGACGTTCGCGGCTTTCCAGCACTCGGCCATGCTCGAGCACGGTCGGCGCCATGGTCACAGAAGGATCGAGGTGATAGTCCTCAAGGCAACGCAGCCACGAACGGGCGATCGATGGATCGGCGCCGGGGCCGTGCAGGTGCGGTTTGCCCTGGGTGACGGTGAG contains:
- a CDS encoding sigma-54-dependent Fis family transcriptional regulator — its product is MHDNHLSRHARQVLTVTQGKPHLHGPGADPSIARSWLRCLEDYHLDPSVTMAPTVLEHGRVLESRERLQQVLQIAGTEMSSLHQQLSGAGHAVLLTDARGVILNCVTAPAERKIFERAGLWLGADWSEACEGTNGIGTCLVERQALTIHQDEHFRGRHTGLTCSASPVFDPHGELLAVLDVSSARPDVSRQSQFHTMALVNLSAKMIESCYFLRCFDNQWLLRFHLQAESVGLFSEGLLAFDGEGRISAVNQSALNLLGHIRGGLLGKPVEAFFDCSLDDLLGRASANASASWPLRTRDGRHLFAVLRGESRKPTAIVPAPIAAPAPRLSGICLGDEALQAEFRKALRVFERDVPLLINGETGSGKEAFAKAVHQASQRSGNAFVALNCAAIPESLIESELFGYRGGSFTGARKDGMRGKLQQADGGTLFLDEIGDMPLALQTRLLRVLEDRQVVPIGGEPQAVDVRIISATHRNLLERVEDGSFREDLYYRLNGLEVALPALRERSDKSQLLDFLLAEEAGGETILIDEPARQALLAFNWPGNVRQMRNVLRTLAALCDGGRVGVEDLPVMIRQARPAVVPAQTAAQPLDDAERLALLGALEQARWHMSRTAEQLGVSRNTLYRKLRKHGIARSA